The following proteins are encoded in a genomic region of Musa acuminata AAA Group cultivar baxijiao unplaced genomic scaffold, Cavendish_Baxijiao_AAA HiC_scaffold_1119, whole genome shotgun sequence:
- the LOC103999582 gene encoding tryptophan decarboxylase 1: protein MGSLDANLPVVTIDGFKPLDLDDLREQLLLSVDFIVDYYKNVDTQPVLPQVQPGYLRHLMPAAPPPCGATLEDALRDIRGAVLPGMTNWASPNFFAYFPATLGSAALVGDFIASALNPVAFTWLSCPAATELEELVLDWLAQLLRLPPAFRSSSDSGGGGGGVIHATTSEAILCTLVASRDGAVRRAGGVPISRLVAYGSDQTHSTFAKACRIAGFDQTNVRLIPTRPGSGYALVAARLRDAMAADAAAGLVPAYVCATVGTTSSTAVDPLGLIADVAAEFGAWVHVDAAYAGSACICPEFRRFLDGVERADSLSISPHKWLLTGLDCTCLWLRDRPRLAESLGTNPEYLKNGPSESGLVVDCKDLQVGVGRRFRALKLWMVLRTYGVAGLQAHIRSDVEMARVFEGMVRADSRFEVVAPRRFALVCFRIRARGGGEAAAEADNRRLLALVNGSGRAYVTHTVLGGKYVLRFAVGATLTEHRHVASAWELISAKADEVLGGRPLE, encoded by the coding sequence ATGGGAAGCCTTGATGCCAACCTCCCCGTGGTTACGATTGATGGCTTCAAGCCCTTGGACCTCGATGATCTTAGAGAGCAACTGCTGCTCTCCGTCGACTTCATCGTGGACTATTATAAGAACGTGGACACGCAACCCGTGCTGCCACAAGTGCAGCCCGGCTACCTCCGCCACCTCATGCCGGCCGCCCCACCCCCCTGCGGCGCCACCCTCGAGGACGCCCTCCGCGACATCCGCGGTGCGGTGCTTCCCGGCATGACCAACTGGGCCAGCCCCAACTTCTTTGCTTACTTCCCTGCCACACTCGGCTCCGCGGCCCTCGTCGGGGACTTCATCGCCTCCGCGCTCAACCCCGTCGCCTTCACCTGGCTGTCCTGTCCTGCTGCCACGGAGCTCGAGGAGCTCGTACTTGACTGGCTGGCGCAGCTGCTTCGACTGCCGCCTGCTTTTCGATCCTCCTCGGACAGCGGCGGTGGAGGCGGCGGCGTCATACACGCCACCACCAGCGAGGCCATCCTTTGCACTCTCGTGGCCTCCCGCGACGGCGCGGTCCGCCGGGCCGGAGGCGTCCCGATCAGCCGCCTCGTGGCCTACGGCTCCGACCAGACCCATTCCACGTTCGCCAAGGCATGCAGAATCGCCGGGTTCGACCAGACCAACGTCCGGTTGATCCCGACTCGACCCGGTTCGGGGTACGCGCTTGTGGCGGCCCGACTCCGCGACGCGATGGCGGCCGACGCGGCGGCGGGTCTTGTGCCCGCCTACGTCTGCGCCACCGTGGGGACCACCTCCTCCACTGCAGTGGATCCCTTGGGCCTCATCGCCGATGTGGCCGCCGAGTTCGGCGCGTGGGTGCACGTGGACGCGGCGTACGCGGGCAGCGCGTGCATCTGCCCCGAGTTCCGGCGCTTCCTCGACGGGGTGGAGCGAGCGGACTCCCTCAGCATCAGCCCCCACAAGTGGCTGCTCACCGGCCTCGACTGCACCTGCCTCTGGCTCCGGGACCGGCCGCGGCTGGCCGAGTCGCTGGGGACTAACCCGGAGTACCTCAAGAACGGGCCCAGCGAGTCCGGCCTGGTGGTCGACTGCAAGGACCTGCAGGTGGGGGTGGGTCGCCGGTTCCGAGCACTCAAGCTCTGGATGGTGCTGCGGACATACGGCGTCGCGGGGCTGCAGGCGCACATCCGGAGCGACGTGGAGATGGCGCGGGTGTTCGAGGGGATGGTGCGGGCGGACAGCCGGTTCGAGGTGGTGGCTCCGCGGAGGTTCGCGCTGGTGTGCTTCCGCATCAGGGCTCGGGGCGGAGGGGAGGCTGCGGCGGAGGCGGACAACCGGAGGCTGCTGGCGCTGGTCAACGGCAGCGGGAGGGCGTACGTGACGCACACGGTGTTGGGCGGGAAGTACGTGCTGCGTTTCGCGGTCGGGGCGACGCTTACCGAGCATCGCCACGTGGCGAGTGCTTGGGAGCTGATCAGCGCGAAGGCTGACGAGGTGCTCGGTGGCAGGCCGCTCGAGTAA